One window of the Pseudomonas sp. S04 genome contains the following:
- a CDS encoding MarR family transcriptional regulator — translation MKSQDILLLFKMASLHAQEENLFGKMESESNSNTVEELLKPQQINRMTAGGRVGLPLDSYPIDGEETVFRRQEFDLPLGDEDGWEGWSEPVPSPPLASWSEGYSLRALSASLGISKSEVSNSMARCRESGILTNDYDTGFAKVNRRELLKITEHALKYFFPVKPGAMVRGIPTGFAAPALSKSIKSAGGLIPVWPDALGTERGQAIVPLYKTVPEAVKRDRILYHYLALADAIRLGGPRERGVAVNILKAGMGLK, via the coding sequence ATGAAGAGTCAAGATATTTTGCTTTTGTTCAAGATGGCCAGCTTGCATGCCCAGGAAGAAAATCTTTTTGGGAAGATGGAGTCTGAGTCGAATTCGAACACGGTTGAAGAGTTGTTGAAGCCCCAGCAGATCAATCGAATGACGGCAGGGGGGCGAGTAGGGCTGCCGCTGGACAGCTACCCCATTGATGGTGAAGAAACTGTATTCCGCCGCCAGGAGTTCGACTTGCCCTTGGGGGATGAGGATGGGTGGGAAGGGTGGTCGGAGCCTGTGCCTTCTCCACCGCTGGCGAGCTGGAGTGAGGGTTACTCGTTGCGTGCGTTATCTGCGTCTCTTGGGATAAGCAAAAGTGAAGTTTCAAATTCTATGGCTAGGTGCCGTGAGTCCGGAATTCTCACCAATGACTACGACACCGGGTTTGCGAAAGTTAATCGGCGAGAGCTGCTGAAAATTACCGAGCACGCTCTGAAATACTTTTTCCCCGTGAAACCGGGCGCGATGGTTCGCGGTATTCCAACAGGCTTCGCAGCTCCGGCCCTTTCCAAAAGCATCAAGAGCGCTGGCGGGTTGATTCCGGTTTGGCCTGATGCACTCGGAACTGAGCGTGGTCAGGCGATAGTGCCGCTCTACAAGACAGTGCCGGAAGCGGTGAAGAGGGACAGAATCCTTTATCACTATCTTGCGCTTGCTGACGCGATCCGTCTTGGTGGCCCGCGAGAGCGTGGTGTGGCGGTCAACATTCTGAAAGCAGGGATGGGGCTGAAATAA
- a CDS encoding PP2C family protein-serine/threonine phosphatase, with amino-acid sequence MRYGTRSVIGRTRKANHDCAGALCDGDRGLFVITDGTAKPGSGDLAEGFVKGVLAAYPKHMDREGDLTEEGAVERVLASVLAELHLALFAGQTGATCYLIGFAAHGRLTLAYEGDCSCGVVTTAGTIEWITPPHCKANWRRDRSHLELAQDPARNRITRCLKVDRPPNPDFVFHPLAVDERLVFVTDGFWAELTQEQQRSLLAAPDSDFVAVEDDVTWIDVQF; translated from the coding sequence ATGAGATACGGCACCAGATCAGTAATAGGGCGGACCAGGAAAGCCAATCATGATTGTGCTGGAGCTCTCTGCGATGGCGACAGAGGGCTATTCGTCATCACGGACGGTACGGCGAAGCCAGGCAGTGGTGATCTTGCTGAAGGCTTTGTAAAAGGTGTTTTAGCGGCCTACCCGAAACATATGGATCGGGAGGGCGATCTCACTGAGGAGGGAGCAGTTGAGCGGGTACTTGCTTCAGTGCTGGCTGAGCTTCACCTTGCTTTATTTGCGGGCCAGACTGGGGCCACCTGTTACCTGATCGGTTTCGCTGCTCATGGGAGGCTCACGCTTGCGTATGAGGGGGACTGTTCGTGTGGTGTAGTGACAACGGCAGGCACGATCGAGTGGATTACACCACCCCATTGCAAGGCCAATTGGAGGCGCGACCGTTCGCACCTTGAGCTGGCGCAAGATCCGGCTCGAAACAGAATAACCCGATGCCTGAAAGTTGATCGTCCCCCGAACCCTGACTTTGTTTTTCACCCATTGGCCGTCGATGAGCGATTGGTGTTCGTAACCGACGGCTTTTGGGCGGAGTTAACGCAGGAGCAGCAACGCAGCTTGCTGGCAGCACCGGATAGTGACTTTGTCGCTGTTGAAGATGACGTGACATGGATAGATGTTCAGTTTTAG
- a CDS encoding virulence factor family protein, which produces MIQRSWRYVLATLVALAVILGGGYWYWNRPAPQPTVELLTPADGAPMTRVIPGTQARAQVIVAVNAEQKLSDTQLITLSRGGAAEIVQVILPKDCMLQGRALQSALKQLNGPATLVSGIGPGAVLAWRWLAEQKDDKSQAVSVDLALEKPGCTHLLPKSAAHGHWLVAWNDNPDDTSAGFVRDQANAQTSISDYDINLPQVLNNELRKLLIGADKGNGGLNIPVVEVPAGQAKDTVTLFLSGDGGWRDLDRDVAGEMAKIGYPVVGIDTLRYYWQHKSPEQSAIDLAELMQHYRQKWGTKRFILTGYSFGADVLPAIYNRLAESEQQRVDAIILLAFARTGSFEIEVEGWLGNAGKEAATGPEMAKLPAAKVVCIYGEEEADESGCTDKTAVGQAMKLPGGHHFDENYPALAQRLVDIIEKRQGADKVAED; this is translated from the coding sequence ATGATTCAACGCTCCTGGCGGTATGTATTGGCCACTCTGGTGGCTCTGGCTGTGATCCTTGGCGGTGGTTACTGGTACTGGAACCGTCCAGCCCCACAACCCACCGTGGAACTGTTGACGCCGGCTGACGGCGCGCCCATGACCCGGGTCATTCCGGGCACCCAGGCGCGCGCCCAGGTGATCGTCGCGGTCAATGCAGAGCAGAAGCTCAGCGACACCCAGTTGATCACCCTCAGCCGTGGCGGCGCGGCAGAAATCGTCCAGGTGATCCTGCCCAAGGACTGCATGTTGCAAGGACGTGCCCTGCAGTCGGCGCTCAAGCAGCTCAACGGCCCAGCCACCCTGGTCAGCGGTATCGGCCCCGGCGCGGTGCTGGCGTGGCGCTGGCTGGCCGAGCAGAAGGACGACAAGTCCCAGGCGGTCTCGGTCGACCTGGCCCTGGAGAAACCCGGTTGCACTCATCTGCTGCCAAAAAGCGCCGCCCACGGCCACTGGCTGGTAGCGTGGAACGATAACCCCGACGACACCAGTGCCGGTTTCGTACGGGACCAGGCCAATGCGCAAACCAGCATCAGCGACTACGACATCAACCTGCCGCAGGTGCTGAACAACGAACTGCGCAAGCTGCTGATCGGTGCCGACAAGGGCAATGGCGGCCTGAACATTCCGGTGGTCGAAGTGCCTGCCGGCCAGGCCAAGGACACCGTCACCTTGTTCCTCTCCGGCGACGGCGGCTGGCGCGACCTGGACCGCGACGTGGCCGGTGAAATGGCCAAGATCGGCTACCCGGTGGTCGGCATCGACACCCTGCGCTACTACTGGCAGCACAAAAGCCCCGAGCAGAGCGCCATCGACCTCGCCGAGCTGATGCAGCACTACCGGCAGAAATGGGGCACCAAGCGCTTCATCCTCACCGGCTACTCATTTGGTGCCGACGTTCTGCCCGCCATCTACAACCGCCTGGCGGAATCGGAGCAGCAACGGGTCGACGCGATCATCCTGCTGGCCTTCGCCCGCACTGGCAGCTTCGAGATCGAAGTCGAAGGCTGGCTCGGCAACGCCGGCAAGGAAGCCGCCACCGGCCCGGAAATGGCCAAGTTGCCTGCCGCCAAAGTGGTGTGCATCTACGGCGAGGAAGAAGCCGACGAGAGCGGCTGCACCGATAAGACCGCCGTGGGCCAAGCCATGAAGCTGCCAGGCGGGCACCACTTCGACGAGAATTACCCAGCCCTGGCCCAGCGCCTGGTGGACATCATCGAGAAGCGCCAGGGCGCTGACAAGGTCGCTGAAGACTGA
- the mprF gene encoding bifunctional lysylphosphatidylglycerol flippase/synthetase MprF, with protein sequence MRANSSDSQDTVTATQPIKATRLHWLDLLSKYRQPIGLAVTLLLFAIALIACRHLLSELDLYALHDSILQVPQPALLGALGATIVGFIILLGYEWSASRYAGVSLPARSLMFGGFSAFAIGNAIGLSLLSGGSVRYRLYARHGLGASEVAHMTLFASLSLGCALPPLAALATLSNLPAASAALHLSEALLGGIAIAVLLLCAVLAIGIYRRRLPEQPYPDNLLVRAGRRTLRLPGRRLTFLQLIITALDVAAAATVLYLLLPETPPFGAFLLVYLLALAAGVLSHVPGGVGVFEAILLAAFADKLGAAPLAAALLLYRLIYVILPMLVACLLLLINEAQRLFNSREALRTASGLAAPVLAVLVFLSGVVLLFSGATPEIDTRLEHIGFLIPHRLIDASHFGASLIGVLCLLLAQGLRRRLSAAWMLTTVLLLAGALLSLLKGFDWEEASLLILTASLLAIFRRSFYRPSRLTELPFSPLYLVASVCVLAASIWLLLFAYQDVPYSHQLWWQFTLDSDAPRGLRSLLGAAVLLVVVSLTWLLRTARPAIDLPDATDLAKAQKILMASAQPDGGLALTGDKALLFHPNGDAFLMYARRGRSLVALYDPIGQPQQRAEMIWQFRDLCDLHHARPVFYQVRAENLPYYMDIGLTAIKLGEEARVDLLRFDLEAKGKEMKDLRYTWNRGTRDGLSLEIHEPGQAPMDELKVISDAWLTGKNVREKGFSLGRFSDDYLKHFRIAIIRFEGRPVAFANLLETYSHDLASLDLMRAHPDAPKLTMEFMMVGLIQHYKNHGYARFSLGMVPLSGLQPRRGAPLTQRLGSMVFRRGEQLYNFQGLRRFKDKFQPDWEPRYMAVPAGLDPLVALADTAALIAGGLTGLVKR encoded by the coding sequence ATGCGCGCCAACTCGTCTGATTCACAAGACACCGTCACTGCGACCCAACCGATCAAAGCCACACGCCTGCATTGGCTGGATCTGCTCAGCAAGTACCGCCAGCCCATCGGCCTGGCCGTGACCTTGTTGCTGTTCGCGATTGCCTTGATTGCCTGTCGCCATCTATTAAGCGAACTGGATCTCTACGCCCTGCATGACTCCATCCTGCAAGTGCCACAACCGGCCTTGCTCGGCGCCCTGGGTGCAACGATCGTCGGCTTCATCATCCTGCTCGGCTATGAGTGGTCGGCATCGCGCTATGCCGGTGTAAGCCTACCGGCCCGCAGCCTGATGTTCGGCGGCTTCAGCGCATTTGCCATTGGCAACGCCATAGGCCTGTCATTGCTCTCGGGGGGCTCGGTGCGTTACCGGCTCTACGCGCGTCACGGCCTCGGGGCTTCGGAAGTCGCCCACATGACCCTGTTTGCCAGCCTGTCCCTGGGCTGCGCCCTGCCCCCGCTGGCAGCCCTGGCGACCCTGAGCAACCTGCCGGCCGCCTCTGCCGCCCTGCACTTGTCCGAGGCCCTGCTGGGCGGCATCGCAATTGCCGTGCTGCTGCTCTGTGCGGTCCTGGCGATTGGCATCTACCGGCGGCGCCTGCCCGAGCAACCCTACCCGGACAACCTGCTGGTGCGTGCCGGGCGCCGCACCCTGCGCCTGCCGGGCCGGCGCCTGACCTTCCTGCAACTGATCATCACCGCGCTCGACGTCGCCGCGGCTGCCACCGTGTTGTATCTGCTGCTGCCGGAAACCCCGCCATTCGGTGCATTCCTGCTGGTCTACCTGCTGGCCCTGGCCGCGGGCGTGCTCAGCCACGTGCCCGGTGGCGTAGGCGTGTTCGAGGCCATTCTGCTGGCAGCCTTTGCCGACAAGCTCGGCGCCGCGCCGCTGGCCGCCGCCCTGCTGCTGTATCGCCTGATCTATGTGATCCTGCCAATGCTGGTGGCCTGCCTGCTGCTGTTGATCAATGAGGCCCAACGCCTGTTCAACAGCCGTGAGGCGCTGCGCACCGCTTCCGGCCTCGCCGCGCCGGTGCTCGCGGTGCTGGTGTTCCTGTCTGGGGTGGTCCTGCTGTTTTCCGGCGCCACACCGGAGATCGACACCCGCCTGGAACACATCGGCTTTCTGATCCCCCATCGCCTGATCGACGCCTCGCACTTCGGCGCCAGCCTGATCGGCGTACTGTGCCTGTTGCTGGCCCAGGGCCTGCGCCGGCGCCTGTCGGCCGCCTGGATGCTCACCACCGTGCTGCTGCTGGCCGGTGCCTTGCTGTCGCTGCTCAAGGGCTTTGACTGGGAAGAAGCCAGCCTGCTGATCCTGACGGCCAGCCTGCTGGCGATCTTCCGCCGCTCGTTCTATCGCCCCAGTCGCCTGACCGAACTGCCCTTCTCGCCGCTGTACCTGGTGGCCAGCGTGTGCGTGTTGGCTGCGTCGATCTGGCTGCTGCTATTCGCCTACCAGGATGTGCCCTACAGCCACCAACTATGGTGGCAGTTCACCCTGGATTCCGATGCACCGCGCGGCTTGCGTTCGCTGCTCGGTGCCGCGGTGCTGCTGGTGGTGGTGTCGCTGACCTGGCTGCTGCGCACTGCCCGCCCGGCCATTGACCTGCCCGACGCCACTGACCTGGCAAAAGCGCAGAAGATCCTGATGGCCTCGGCCCAACCGGACGGCGGCCTGGCCCTGACCGGGGACAAGGCGTTGCTGTTCCACCCCAACGGCGACGCCTTCTTGATGTATGCCCGGCGCGGCCGCAGCCTGGTTGCCCTGTACGACCCGATCGGCCAGCCGCAGCAGCGTGCCGAGATGATCTGGCAGTTCCGCGACCTCTGCGACCTGCATCACGCCCGCCCGGTGTTTTATCAGGTGCGCGCAGAAAACCTGCCCTACTACATGGACATCGGCCTGACCGCCATCAAGCTCGGCGAAGAGGCGCGGGTCGACCTGCTGCGCTTTGACCTCGAAGCCAAGGGCAAGGAGATGAAGGACCTGCGCTACACCTGGAACCGCGGCACCCGTGATGGCCTGTCGTTGGAAATCCACGAGCCCGGCCAGGCGCCGATGGACGAGCTGAAAGTGATTTCCGATGCCTGGCTCACCGGCAAGAACGTGCGCGAGAAAGGCTTCTCCCTGGGCCGCTTCAGCGATGACTACCTGAAGCACTTTCGCATTGCGATCATTCGTTTTGAGGGGCGCCCGGTGGCATTTGCCAACCTGCTCGAGACCTACAGCCACGACCTGGCCAGCCTCGACCTGATGCGCGCGCACCCGGACGCCCCCAAGTTGACCATGGAATTCATGATGGTCGGCCTGATTCAGCATTATAAGAACCACGGCTATGCACGCTTCAGCCTGGGCATGGTGCCATTGTCGGGCTTGCAACCCCGGCGTGGCGCGCCACTGACCCAGCGCCTCGGCTCAATGGTGTTTCGCCGGGGCGAGCAGCTCTACAATTTCCAGGGGCTGCGCCGCTTCAAAGACAAGTTCCAGCCTGACTGGGAACCTCGTTACATGGCCGTGCCCGCCGGACTCGATCCGCTGGTGGCACTGGCCGATACCGCCGCCCTGATTGCGGGCGGCTTGACTGGATTGGTGAAACGCTGA